The stretch of DNA ttctctacttcttcatcctcttttaatttcttaccTTCTTCCTCTACTCCCCTCTCcaccctctcctctctctcccttttgtcttccttttcttccttgtctACCTCCCCATCCTTCTCCAATTTtccatcttcttcctctgccccCCTCTCcaccttttcctcttctttttcttcctttttttcttcctctttcttctcttccctctcctcctctttctcatcttcctcctctgttCCCAGACTCTCTGGCTTTACCCCACAGGTGCTCAGGTTTGCTTCTTCCCCCACTGCTGTCCAGTCCCTCCTTTCCACCTCTTCTCCCACAGGCTCTCCCCGGGCTTCCGCtcctcctggtgctgccccttcacccccagccctgggggtcCCTTCTTCTGCCTGAGGAGCCCTGGGTTGTTCTGTTACTTCAGTCTCagccccctgctccccctgcccaggggTCTCCTGGACCCCAGCCTCACCCTGAGGAGCCCCATCacccacctccctgctctcccacccCTCACGGGCCTTCAGACCCTGGGATGACTGGAAGAGGCCCTGGTAGCGCTTTCGATCCTCCACGTGcttcttcctcatcctctcGCCCAGCTGCTTCAGCTCCTTCTTCACCGCGGCCGCCATGGAGGGGTCGAGGTGAGCCACGCGCTGGAAGTCCTCCCGTGCCTCCCTCTCGTTCCAGACAGCAGCGTGGGCCTTTGCCCGCTTGAAATAGGCCTTGGCATTGTCTGCCAGGAGACAGAGCCCTCACTGGGggtcctgcagctcagggccaCCAGCCACAGGGGCTGGAGACCCTGGGGACCAGGGGACGTGAAGCTGTTGTGGGGTGTGGGGTGGTCACgggcagcagggcacagggagtgCAGGGATCATCGTGGAAAGGGGAAGGATGGTGTGGTGGTTGGGGGGACATTGTGGGCAGGGGAAACCAGTGACATGAGCACTATCATGGGCAGGGCAAACTGGGACACAGGGATCCAGATGACACAGGTGCTATCACAGGCAGGGGGACACAGGATGAGCATTGTCATGGATGGGGGATTCAGAGGATGGAGTCCCTGGGAGCCgtgggcacagcaggagagggagatgCAGGGCACAGGTACCATTGTGCTTCTGGAGAAGCTCCGTGGTGTGCTCCAGCACCTCGTAGTACTCGCCGAGCtccagctggcactggcagTAGTTGAGCACCAGCGGCGTGACCAGGCTCTCCAGCTTCAGCCAGTCATCCTCCCACGGCTTCTCCTGCCCCACGAGCACCCCTGGCTCATGGCTGTGTCCATCCCCTCCCAAGGCACACAGGGAAGTGCTTTGAGGTGTGacccaggcagggatggggaggtgTTGGTCCTGCTCACCTTGGCCTGGAGGTTCCTGAGGCAGATGACAGCCTCCTGGTACTTGGCTGCCGCCTGTGCGAACTCCCTGCGCAGGACGAGGCGGTTGCCCTCGCTGTGCAGTacaggcactgctgccagcttCTCCTCCTTGCTCATGGCCCAGGTGTCACGTTTGTACGCTGAGGGGTCCTCCACCTGCCcaagcaggaggagctgagcgGCCTGTCCCAGCTGTTCCCGCTCTGGCAGCCATCCCCACCATCCCCCTTACCCGGAACAGCTCCATGATGAAGATGAGAGGCTGTGGCGTCCGCTGCAGCTCGTCCAGGTCATCGTAGCCCGTGCTGTGGTAGTCAAACATGTTGCCCATGCCACAGCGGTGCTTCTGCCCTTCCAGGGGGTCCCGTCCCTCTGCAATCCTCCGCATGCCCCTGGAGACCAGGGCATACATGCCTGTGTGCTGCAAAGAGGGGAGTGCCCCgctcagccctggggagccATCTGCACCCCCTTGTCTGGGGCAGACCCCTGGTGCTGAGGCCAAGTCACACCCTGAGTTTGCACCAGACAAGGCCAGAGCATCTCTGGGATGCAGATGACACGGGTCCTgtgtcctggctctgcaggaaggagggaagtgGGCGTCTATGGGCCCCTCACTCACAATGGTATCGCACCAGAACTCAGCCACCTCCCCAATCCTCATGGAGCTGAGCAGCGTCTCCCAGATCTCCAGCTTGAACATCTTGCCCATGATGATCTCCATGGGCATGCCAGCTTCCCGGCTGTCGTCGATCACCGTCCGCTCAAAGTCATCCTTCAGCGTCTGGAAGTGGAAGGTGAACTGCCCCAGAGAGAGCCCAGT from Parus major isolate Abel chromosome 4A, Parus_major1.1, whole genome shotgun sequence encodes:
- the LOC107203699 gene encoding aryl-hydrocarbon-interacting protein-like 1 isoform X1 yields the protein MEETYLLNVEGVKKKILHGGRGELPKLQDGSKFTFHFQTLKDDFERTVIDDSREAGMPMEIIMGKMFKLEIWETLLSSMRIGEVAEFWCDTIHTGMYALVSRGMRRIAEGRDPLEGQKHRCGMGNMFDYHSTGYDDLDELQRTPQPLIFIMELFRVEDPSAYKRDTWAMSKEEKLAAVPVLHSEGNRLVLRREFAQAAAKYQEAVICLRNLQAKEKPWEDDWLKLESLVTPLVLNYCQCQLELGEYYEVLEHTTELLQKHNDNAKAYFKRAKAHAAVWNEREAREDFQRVAHLDPSMAAAVKKELKQLEWRRTKRKSVYRQK
- the LOC107203699 gene encoding aryl-hydrocarbon-interacting protein-like 1 isoform X2, translated to MEETYLLNVEGVKKKILHGGRGELPKLQDGSKFTFHFQTLKDDFERTVIDDSREAGMPMEIIMGKMFKLEIWETLLSSMRIGEVAEFWCDTIHTGMYALVSRGMRRIAEGRDPLEGQKHRCGMGNMFDYHSTGYDDLDELQRTPQPLIFIMELFQRDTWAMSKEEKLAAVPVLHSEGNRLVLRREFAQAAAKYQEAVICLRNLQAKEKPWEDDWLKLESLVTPLVLNYCQCQLELGEYYEVLEHTTELLQKHNGTCALHLPLLLCPRLPGTPSSESPIHDNAHPVSPCL